In Aspergillus fumigatus Af293 chromosome 2, whole genome shotgun sequence, a genomic segment contains:
- a CDS encoding protein MEMO1 → MDDASPTCSTITEDVSTTASKIYAKIVNIKKGKADIMQSREPSHAGSWYSDNRSTLTRQLDQWLAHVPNEIEGIGSLPVPGSRVIIAPHAGYAYSGPCAAYAYRALDLSKAKRIFILGPSHHHYLSTLALPQLTSYYTPLSDEPLPLDTELIAKLLSAKAVKPNGSTVSFTTMTRSVDEDEHSIELHLPYIHRLLQLQHPTKRTSQYPPLVPILVGSTSASTEQAFGALLASYLEDPSNVFVISSDFCHWGLRFSYTYYVPQAPKPGPKLPLSADALPQPSNDLDEFEERIELVSAGHSLQRRDRINSREPAIHESISAFDIATMAAIATGETENFLDVIQRTGNTVCGRHPIGVIMAAIEATRTQEDGKKGAFHFIRYERSSDAVNVTDSSVSYVSAFAVL, encoded by the exons ATGGACGACGCCTCTCCAACCTGTTCAACCATAACTGAAGACGTTAGCACTACAGCCTCCAAGATATATGCTAAGATCGTGAATAtaaagaagggaaaagcaGACATTATGCAGTCCAGAGAGCCCTCCCATGCAGGCTCATGGTACTCTGACAATCGAAGCACTTTGACCCGCCAACTGGACCAGTGGCTCGCCCATGTCCCCAACGAAATCGAGGGAATCGGCTCCCTGCCCGTACCTGGCTCCCGAGTTATCATTGCCCC TCACGCGGGCTATGCCTACTCAGGACCATGTGCAGCTTACGCATACAGAGCTCTGGACTTGTCCAAGGC GAAACGGATCTTCATCCTAGGTCCATCGCATCACCACTATCTCTCGACACTCGCTCTCCCCCAGCTTACGTCCTACTACACCCCGCTTTCAGACGAGCCTCTACCGCTTGACACTGAGCTTATCGCTAAGCTTCTTTCGGCAAAAGCAGTCAAACCGAACGGGTCAACAGTCAGTTTTACAACGATGACCCGGTcggtcgacgaggacgaacACAGTATTGAGCTTCATCTGCCCTATATCCACCGACTCCTACAATTACAACATCCCACCAAACGAACATCTCAATATCCGCCTCTGGTACCAATCCTGGTCGGAAGCACTTCTGCATCTACAGAGCAAGCCTTTGGAGCTTTACTGGCTTCTTACTTGGAAGATCCTTCCAATGTGTTTGTGATTAGCTCCGATTTCTGCCACTGGGGCCTTCGCTTCAGCTACACATACTACGTCCCTCAAGCTCCCAAGCCTGGGCCGAAGCTTCCCCTTTCCGCCGATGCTCTGCCTCAGCCGAGCAATGATCTGGATGAGTTTGAAGAAAGAATTGAGCTAGTGTCAGCGGGTCACTCCCTCCAGCGGAGAGACCGTATTAACAGTCGTGAGCCAGCGATTCATGAGAGCATTTCTGCTTTCGATATCGCAACTATGGCTGCCATAGCTACAGGAGAGACCGAGAATTTTCTTGATGTCATACAGAGAACAGGTAATACGGTATGCGGCCGTCATCCCATTGGGGTGATCATGGCCGCCATTGAAGCAACCAGGACCCAGGAGGACGGGAAGAAGGGCGCCTTTCATTTTATTCGGTATGAGCGTAGCTCGGACGCAGTTAATGTGACTGACAGCTCCGTGAGCTACGTCTCTGCGTTTGCCGTCTTGTAG
- a CDS encoding glycoside hydrolase family 71 protein, with protein sequence MILLKSLSFALAGLSALATAIPMPKPFSADVSTEVSSTDRLVFCHFMIGITSNRQSAADYDDDMQRAKALGIDAFALNIGVDPYTDTQLNFAYESAARNDMKVFISFDFNWYNTGQATAVGQKIRQYASLPAQLKVDGKVFASSFAGDGLDIPALNSAAGTEVFFAPNFHPGVGDFNAIQCALNWMAWPNNDNNKAPTPDHNVSVAEGDSKYIAALNGKPYIAPVSGWFSTHFGGEVPYSKNWVFPSDLLWYDRWQEILNLGPRFIEIVTWNDYGESHYIGPLSSPHTDDGASKWVMDMPHNGWLEMSKPFIAAYKAGEKSANNYITEDKLIYWYRPTPKDINCDSTDTTMQGNPNNSSGNFFRGRPNGYESMTDEVFVVSLLKSPATVQVTSGSSSKTFQAQAGASAFSAPMGVGKQQFSLLRNGQTVMSDTSLKDIVDSCICGIYNFNAYVGTVPPEKTIDKLQPAGLSMLYQGLTVPCPTNTLGLSSPTATAQ encoded by the exons ATGATACTTCTCAAATCACTCTCCTTTGCCCTCGCTGGACTGTCAGCATTGGCGACTGCCATTCCGATGCCAAAGCCTTTTTCAGCCGATGTTTCTACCGAGGTCAGTAGCACTGACAGACTTGTGTTCTGTCATTTTATG ATCGGCATCACAAGCAACCGCCAGAGCGCCGCGGACTACGATGATGACATGCAACGTGCGAAAGCATTGGGAATAGATGCATTCGCTTTGAACATTGGCGTGGATCCGTACACTGATACGCAGCTCAATTTTGCCTACGAATCAGCCGCGAGAAATGACATGAAAGTCTTCATCTCATTTGATTTCAATTGGTACAACACTGGACAAGCCACTGCCGTGGGACAGAAGATCAGACAATACGCCAGTCTACCTGCACAGCTCAAGGTAGATGGTAAGGTCTTTGCATCCTCATTTGCCGGTGACGGCCTTGATATTCCTGCCTTGAACTCCGCTGCTGGCACCGAAGTGTTCTTCGCACCGAATTTTCATCCAGGGGTGGGAGACTTCAATGCTATCCAATGTGCACTTAATTGGATGGCTTGGCCTAACAATGACAACAACAAAGCGCCGACCCCAGATCATAACGTGAGCGTTGCAGAAGGCGACAGTAAATACATCGCGGCCCTAAATGGAAAACCGTATATTGCAC CTGTCTCCGGTTGGTTCTCAACTCATTTCGGCGGCGAGGTTCCCTATAGCAAGAATTGGGTCTTTCCCTCAGATCTTCTCTGGTATGACAGATGGCAAGAGATTCTGAATCTCGGGCCACGGTTCATTGAGATAGTCACCTGGAATGACTACGGAGAGTCCCACTACATCGGACCATTGTCCTCGCCTCACACAGATGATGGTGCCTCCAAATGGGTGATGGATAT GCCGCACaatggatggctggaaaTGTCCAAACCTTTCATTGCTGCTTATAAGGCCGGCGAAAAGTCCGCCAACAATTACATCACCGAAGACAAGTTGATCTACTGGTATAGACCAACTCCAAAGGACATCAATTGCGACTCAACGGACACTACCATGCAGGGAAATCCAAACAACTCAAGCGGAAACTTCTTCCGCGGACGACCAAACGGGTACGAGTCAATGACAGATGAGGTGTTTGTTGTCTCATTGCTCAAATCACCCGCTACTGTTCAGGTGACTTCAGGGAGCAGTAGCAAGACGTTCCAAGCACAGGCCGGTGCCAGCGCCTTTTCAGCACCTATGGGCGTCGGCAAACAGCAGTTTTCACTCCTGCGCAATGGGCAAACCGTCATGTCCGACACGAGTCTGAAAGACATTGTCGACAGCTGCATCTGCGGCATCTACAACTTTAACGCCTATGTGGGCACCGTGCCACCGGAAAAGACTATTGACAAGCTCCAACCAGCGGGACTGTCAATGCTGTATCAGGGACTGACAGTGCCATGTCCGACTAACACTCTAGGACTCAGTAGCCCTACCGCCACCGCTCAATAG